One Gimesia aquarii DNA segment encodes these proteins:
- a CDS encoding serine protease: MNSILQLRFSLVLAVSIATCLASSMAVAQSVCLPAPRLLTTMPMGGQVGTSFDVKITGQHLENADELSFSHPGIIAKKKLGTDGKPVANTYVVSIAKDCPSGVHEARVMTRLGVSTTRAFNVGTLAEVTQTKPNTTLETALKLDLNSICNAVMTRQKIDHYTFVAKKGQRVVVDCASKGIDSKLKPVLIIADEQGMDLLVERRGGALDFTAPETGKYVIKVHGLTYDGGPYYFYRIAVRSAAEKEIVPRLPSIQTVSAFSWPPAGLTDELIRPEVEPNNQHAQAQKITLPCDITGSFFPAADVDTFEFTAKKGDVWWVEVASERLGRPTDPSIVVQHVSVEGKKEKLTDVVELSDIPSPVKISSNGYSYDGPPYNAGSSDIIGKVEIKEDGIHRLQLRDLFGGTRNDPLNIYRLIIRKAAPDFALVGWGLHMNLRNGDRNALSKPIALRAGATMPIEVVVVRRDGFDGEIDLYMENLPQGVTAAGLKIPKGKSRGIMLVTASENAPRGLTSASFLGQATINGKTVTRPCRMASMQWPVKNAWSEVPSPRLLADVPVSVSNSELATITIAPTEDKVWEVTAGEKLTIPLTHIRRSEFSGANITLKTFGAGFERVPAFDAPLKAESSEAVLDLAKLKTPPGEYQIAFYGYAVAKYQENLEAVASAKSELERAKIEAEALSLEAEKLVLNSKTASQVEKANAEKAVKAASEKVKSAQAAVKTADKLLKAATARAKPKDIVDIIVSKPIQIRVNPAKKAK, encoded by the coding sequence ATGAACTCTATTTTACAATTACGATTTTCTCTCGTGCTGGCAGTTAGCATTGCCACATGCCTGGCTTCATCAATGGCAGTCGCGCAATCCGTTTGTCTTCCGGCTCCCCGATTGTTGACGACCATGCCAATGGGAGGGCAGGTTGGAACCAGCTTCGACGTGAAGATCACAGGTCAACATCTGGAGAATGCTGATGAACTCAGCTTCTCACATCCCGGCATTATAGCAAAGAAAAAACTCGGGACAGACGGAAAACCTGTCGCAAATACTTATGTTGTTTCAATCGCGAAAGATTGTCCGTCAGGTGTTCACGAAGCCCGTGTGATGACGCGCCTGGGGGTTTCCACAACACGTGCCTTCAATGTGGGAACTCTGGCAGAAGTGACTCAGACTAAGCCGAATACCACACTGGAAACTGCTTTGAAGCTTGATCTGAATTCGATCTGCAACGCGGTGATGACCAGACAAAAGATCGACCACTACACGTTCGTAGCAAAGAAAGGGCAGCGCGTTGTCGTTGATTGTGCGTCCAAAGGTATCGATTCCAAGCTCAAACCGGTTCTGATTATTGCTGATGAACAGGGAATGGACCTGCTGGTTGAGCGACGTGGCGGAGCACTTGACTTTACAGCTCCAGAGACGGGGAAATACGTGATTAAAGTTCACGGTTTGACCTATGACGGTGGCCCGTATTACTTTTATCGGATCGCAGTACGATCGGCGGCTGAAAAAGAAATCGTTCCCCGATTGCCTTCGATTCAAACTGTCAGTGCGTTTTCCTGGCCACCTGCGGGGTTGACCGATGAATTGATTCGACCTGAAGTAGAGCCCAACAATCAACATGCACAAGCACAAAAAATCACGCTTCCTTGTGATATTACTGGCAGCTTCTTTCCCGCTGCAGATGTCGACACATTTGAATTCACTGCCAAGAAAGGCGATGTCTGGTGGGTGGAAGTCGCATCCGAACGATTAGGACGTCCTACAGATCCTTCAATCGTTGTTCAACATGTCAGTGTAGAGGGGAAGAAAGAAAAACTGACCGATGTTGTGGAACTCAGCGACATTCCCAGTCCCGTAAAAATCTCCAGTAACGGTTATTCTTATGACGGCCCTCCCTACAATGCAGGCTCCTCTGACATTATCGGTAAAGTGGAAATTAAAGAGGATGGCATACATCGATTACAACTGCGCGATTTGTTTGGTGGGACGCGGAACGATCCACTCAATATCTATCGTTTGATTATTCGCAAGGCTGCCCCCGATTTCGCTCTTGTGGGTTGGGGTTTGCATATGAACCTGCGAAATGGTGATCGGAATGCACTTTCCAAGCCGATTGCCTTACGTGCTGGGGCAACAATGCCCATTGAAGTGGTCGTTGTCCGTCGCGATGGTTTTGATGGCGAAATTGATTTATATATGGAGAATCTGCCACAGGGGGTTACTGCTGCCGGATTGAAGATTCCCAAAGGAAAATCGCGCGGCATTATGCTGGTGACCGCTTCGGAGAACGCTCCACGGGGATTGACCAGTGCTTCCTTCTTAGGTCAGGCTACGATTAACGGCAAAACCGTAACTCGGCCATGTCGAATGGCCTCAATGCAATGGCCGGTTAAAAATGCGTGGAGTGAAGTGCCATCGCCACGGTTGCTGGCCGATGTGCCTGTATCAGTCAGCAATTCAGAGCTGGCTACGATCACGATTGCCCCCACGGAAGACAAAGTCTGGGAAGTGACTGCCGGCGAAAAGCTGACGATCCCACTCACTCACATCCGGCGTTCTGAATTTTCTGGTGCGAATATTACTTTGAAAACCTTTGGTGCTGGCTTTGAGAGAGTACCCGCCTTTGATGCGCCATTAAAGGCAGAGTCTTCCGAGGCAGTTCTCGATTTAGCAAAACTGAAAACACCCCCCGGTGAGTATCAAATTGCATTTTATGGTTATGCCGTTGCCAAATATCAGGAAAATTTAGAGGCGGTTGCTTCAGCAAAATCAGAACTCGAACGCGCAAAAATAGAAGCGGAAGCACTGTCGTTGGAAGCAGAAAAACTGGTTCTGAATTCAAAAACAGCCTCCCAGGTGGAAAAGGCGAATGCAGAAAAAGCAGTAAAGGCTGCTTCTGAAAAGGTAAAATCAGCACAGGCTGCCGTTAAGACAGCCGATAAATTATTAAAGGCTGCTACTGCAAGAGCAAAACCAAAAGACATTGTCGATATCATCGTTTCCAAGCCGATTCAAATTCGTGTTAATCCAGCAAAGAAGGCAAAATAA
- a CDS encoding DUF1549 and DUF1553 domain-containing protein encodes MITLKNAISPRLFFLNILYSLALILVSSTVTMGAETKSPVSFVNDVVPVLTKAGCNMGVCHAKAGGGQNGFQLSLLGFEPLEDFESIVKEAHGRRLFPAVPSKSLLLTKASNATPHGGGTKLPRDSEGYAILRRWIEEGAKFSTGNEPTLVSVSVQPESGLVNMDGEQQLKALAKYSDGSVRDVTHRALYESNLTSMAEVSEEGIVKVHDIPGKVAIMVRYQGKVAVFTAAVPLGAPVTKVPEAKNFVDEHVFANLKQLGIPPSDVCDDTTFLRRVTLDICGRFPTQKEVAAFMASTDANKRDKAVEALLRSPNYADYFASKWAPLLKNRRDAASDITSNFAFHAWIRDGLLANVPYDQLVRELLGATGTVVGNPPVAWYKRVKDPKEQLEDIAQLFLGVRMQCAQCHHHPFERWSQDDYYSFAAFFSQIGRKPTGTRGEDLIFHKRGVAKAKNVKSGEMLTPVALGDDIGEISPDEDPRLRLGAWMSSKDNPFFAKALVNRYWKHFFKRALIEPEDDIRDTNPPTNPELLAALEDHFVKSGFDLKALVKVITQSRAYQLSSKPNEYNLIDRQNYSRFYPRRLQAEVLLDAIDDLTGSTTTFANLPPGTRAIALPDNSYNKSAFLKVFGRPNSASVCECERIQSSSLAQSLHLINSYEIKRKLSTSTGRAALMAKSDKKPEENVTELYLAAFARKPRPEEMQTAIKYLTEPLMGANGKPIKNKKISHVDYQDLIWALMNTKEFLFTH; translated from the coding sequence ATGATTACATTGAAAAATGCGATTTCACCACGTCTGTTCTTTCTAAACATTCTTTATTCTCTGGCTCTGATTCTCGTTTCTTCGACTGTCACAATGGGAGCAGAAACAAAGTCTCCCGTGAGTTTCGTCAATGATGTCGTCCCGGTGCTGACCAAAGCGGGTTGCAACATGGGGGTCTGTCATGCCAAAGCGGGGGGAGGTCAGAACGGTTTTCAATTATCGCTTCTGGGTTTTGAGCCACTCGAAGACTTTGAGAGCATCGTGAAAGAAGCGCATGGTCGTCGTCTTTTTCCTGCTGTTCCTTCAAAAAGTCTTCTCCTGACAAAAGCCTCGAATGCGACCCCTCATGGTGGAGGGACCAAGCTCCCTCGCGATTCGGAAGGTTATGCAATTCTTCGCAGATGGATTGAAGAAGGTGCGAAGTTTTCAACCGGTAATGAACCAACTTTAGTCTCCGTCAGTGTTCAACCAGAGTCAGGGTTGGTCAACATGGATGGCGAGCAGCAACTCAAGGCGCTCGCAAAGTATTCTGATGGAAGTGTTCGTGATGTGACTCATCGCGCACTTTATGAATCGAACCTGACTTCCATGGCGGAGGTCTCCGAAGAAGGTATTGTAAAAGTTCACGACATTCCCGGAAAAGTTGCCATTATGGTACGCTATCAGGGAAAGGTGGCTGTCTTCACAGCGGCTGTGCCCTTGGGAGCACCGGTTACAAAAGTACCCGAAGCCAAGAACTTTGTTGATGAGCATGTGTTTGCCAACTTGAAACAACTGGGTATTCCACCATCAGATGTTTGTGACGATACGACGTTTCTGCGTCGAGTGACTTTAGATATCTGTGGCCGCTTTCCGACTCAAAAAGAAGTGGCTGCCTTTATGGCGAGTACCGACGCCAATAAACGTGACAAAGCTGTCGAAGCGTTATTACGCAGTCCGAATTACGCGGATTACTTCGCTTCCAAGTGGGCTCCGCTTCTCAAGAACCGTCGTGATGCCGCCAGCGACATCACTTCGAACTTTGCCTTTCATGCCTGGATTCGAGATGGTTTGCTGGCAAACGTTCCCTATGATCAGTTAGTACGTGAATTACTGGGGGCGACGGGGACTGTCGTCGGGAACCCGCCTGTCGCCTGGTACAAACGGGTAAAAGATCCCAAGGAACAGCTGGAAGATATTGCTCAACTCTTTCTCGGTGTGCGAATGCAGTGTGCCCAATGTCATCATCATCCTTTCGAACGCTGGAGCCAGGACGACTACTACAGCTTTGCCGCCTTCTTCTCACAGATTGGACGCAAGCCAACCGGCACGCGTGGTGAAGATCTCATTTTTCACAAGCGAGGAGTTGCCAAGGCAAAGAACGTCAAATCGGGAGAGATGCTAACGCCCGTCGCTCTTGGAGATGACATTGGCGAGATTAGTCCAGACGAAGACCCACGACTCAGGCTCGGAGCATGGATGAGTTCTAAAGACAATCCGTTCTTTGCCAAGGCGTTGGTTAATCGATATTGGAAACACTTTTTCAAACGGGCTTTAATCGAGCCTGAAGACGATATTCGGGATACGAATCCACCTACCAATCCGGAACTGCTAGCAGCTTTGGAAGACCACTTTGTAAAATCCGGATTTGATTTAAAAGCACTTGTGAAAGTAATTACTCAATCACGTGCCTATCAACTCAGTTCAAAACCGAATGAATACAATCTGATTGATCGTCAGAATTATTCGCGATTTTACCCACGTCGGTTACAGGCAGAAGTGTTACTTGATGCCATCGATGATCTCACGGGATCGACGACCACGTTTGCCAATCTGCCACCCGGTACACGTGCCATCGCATTGCCCGATAACAGTTATAACAAATCGGCATTTCTGAAGGTTTTTGGTCGACCCAATAGTGCCAGTGTCTGTGAGTGCGAGCGGATTCAATCGTCGAGTCTCGCACAGAGCTTGCATCTGATCAATTCGTATGAGATCAAGCGAAAACTGTCTACGAGCACGGGGCGTGCTGCGCTGATGGCGAAATCCGATAAAAAGCCCGAAGAAAATGTGACGGAATTGTATCTGGCAGCCTTTGCACGAAAGCCGCGACCGGAAGAAATGCAGACAGCCATCAAGTATCTCACCGAGCCTTTGATGGGTGCAAATGGCAAACCAATTAAAAACAAGAAAATATCGCATGTAGACTATCAGGATTTGATCTGGGCGTTAATGAACACAAAGGAATTCCTGTTTACGCATTAG
- a CDS encoding ABC transporter substrate-binding protein has protein sequence MPDERFRDSIDDEETVDEFPPVNLDQEETVDEIPPLNMQEIDKAAIGAESAANGSAKHSVGPSAKKAQSWIGRRLGKYLITGLLGQGGMGVVYQAHDASIERDVAIKLLPAELASDKNMLDRFLAEAKAAGRLTHPHVVSIYEISEAEGVHYIVMEFMSGGSADDHLDNVGPYPPIAATQIIADACEGLMVAHASGLIHRDIKPANLLQSEHGTIKVADFGLAKRIIHQSQQLTQDGQVIGTPYFMSPEQCESKSVDARSDIYAMGATYFTLLTGKHPYEDAGSVVQIMYAHCHAEVLDPRDINPLVPEACAAIIKRAMAKKPEDRYQSAEEMLTDLRSITSDSHKFNTTKIASQEELEGSSPGKSTKPHWHGKIFNTIIFVMTFLLLTAVPYYVWNGNGSKETTQKPLAKKQAGQFAQGVTADKIILGTSTAMSDANKELGFNMVMGMKACFQSVNAAGGIGGRQIELIVKDDAYDPHQALDNMHELFEDDKVFAVIGNVGTPTAKLTVPYANENQYLFFAPMTGAQNLRRNPPDRYVFNLRASYADETAAMVNYFVEKKRLSPDKIAVFAQNDSFGDDGFAGVAKALEKYKVLPENIMRVGYERKTTQITDAINEIEQNQDRIDALIMVSTYKPAALMVQQLKDRKLDIQVAAVSFVGSEFLAQQFKEMGPEYAEGVIVTQVVPYYLSSATGVLRYRDALKKYYPFLKPGFISLEGFLAAECFVEGLKKVEESGEALTTENMINELEKINNLDLGFGPIINFGPSRHQASHQVWGTVLDQNANYKELDMK, from the coding sequence GTGCCGGACGAACGTTTCAGGGATTCCATCGATGATGAAGAAACAGTAGATGAGTTCCCTCCTGTGAATCTCGATCAGGAGGAAACGGTAGACGAAATCCCCCCACTCAATATGCAGGAAATTGATAAAGCTGCTATCGGAGCCGAAAGTGCGGCAAACGGTTCTGCCAAACACTCTGTAGGTCCCTCGGCTAAGAAAGCACAATCCTGGATTGGCAGGCGCTTAGGAAAATACCTGATAACAGGTCTGCTGGGACAGGGGGGCATGGGAGTCGTTTATCAGGCACACGATGCTTCCATTGAACGCGATGTCGCTATCAAGCTATTACCGGCAGAACTCGCATCCGATAAAAATATGCTGGACCGCTTTTTGGCAGAAGCGAAAGCAGCCGGTCGCTTAACGCATCCTCATGTGGTTTCGATTTACGAAATTAGTGAAGCCGAGGGCGTCCATTATATTGTGATGGAATTCATGTCGGGGGGAAGTGCCGACGATCATTTAGATAATGTGGGACCCTATCCTCCGATAGCAGCAACGCAGATTATTGCTGATGCTTGCGAGGGGTTGATGGTGGCGCATGCTTCCGGGCTGATTCACAGAGACATTAAACCAGCGAACCTACTGCAATCTGAGCATGGTACAATCAAAGTCGCTGACTTTGGGCTGGCGAAAAGAATCATCCATCAGTCACAACAACTGACTCAAGACGGGCAGGTGATTGGCACGCCCTATTTCATGAGTCCTGAACAATGTGAATCAAAATCAGTGGATGCACGTAGTGATATCTATGCGATGGGAGCCACTTATTTTACGTTGCTGACGGGCAAACACCCCTATGAGGATGCGGGCAGTGTCGTACAAATTATGTATGCTCACTGTCATGCTGAAGTGCTTGATCCACGTGATATCAATCCACTCGTTCCAGAAGCGTGTGCCGCAATCATCAAGCGTGCGATGGCCAAAAAGCCCGAAGACCGCTATCAGTCTGCAGAGGAAATGCTGACCGATTTACGCAGCATTACTTCCGATTCACATAAATTCAATACGACAAAAATTGCCTCTCAGGAAGAACTCGAAGGCTCCTCACCAGGCAAATCGACAAAGCCGCATTGGCATGGCAAAATTTTCAATACGATTATCTTTGTCATGACTTTTTTACTCCTGACAGCGGTCCCCTATTATGTCTGGAATGGAAATGGAAGTAAGGAGACAACTCAGAAACCTTTAGCGAAGAAACAGGCGGGGCAGTTCGCACAAGGAGTGACCGCCGACAAAATCATCCTCGGCACGTCGACTGCCATGTCAGACGCAAATAAAGAGCTGGGGTTTAATATGGTGATGGGGATGAAAGCCTGCTTCCAGTCCGTTAATGCAGCAGGAGGCATAGGGGGGCGTCAAATTGAACTGATCGTAAAAGACGATGCCTATGATCCTCATCAAGCTTTGGACAATATGCATGAGCTTTTTGAAGACGATAAAGTATTTGCCGTGATCGGCAACGTGGGGACTCCTACTGCCAAATTGACTGTTCCCTATGCCAACGAAAATCAATACCTCTTTTTTGCACCGATGACAGGGGCTCAAAATTTGAGGCGTAATCCCCCTGATCGCTATGTGTTCAATCTTCGTGCCAGCTATGCCGATGAAACGGCGGCAATGGTTAACTATTTTGTCGAGAAGAAGCGTCTTTCCCCAGACAAAATTGCCGTCTTCGCTCAAAATGATTCCTTTGGCGATGATGGTTTTGCAGGTGTTGCCAAAGCACTTGAAAAATACAAGGTGCTACCAGAGAACATCATGCGAGTTGGTTACGAGCGGAAGACGACCCAGATCACAGATGCGATTAATGAGATCGAGCAAAACCAGGATCGGATTGATGCGTTGATTATGGTGTCGACTTATAAACCAGCTGCTTTGATGGTTCAGCAATTGAAAGATCGTAAGCTTGATATTCAAGTGGCTGCAGTTTCTTTTGTCGGTAGCGAATTTTTGGCACAACAATTTAAAGAAATGGGGCCAGAATATGCGGAAGGTGTTATCGTAACCCAGGTCGTTCCCTATTATCTTTCCAGCGCAACCGGGGTGCTCCGTTATCGTGATGCTTTGAAAAAATATTACCCGTTTTTGAAGCCCGGCTTCATTTCGCTTGAGGGGTTTCTGGCCGCCGAATGTTTCGTGGAAGGCTTGAAAAAAGTGGAAGAATCGGGTGAAGCATTAACAACGGAAAATATGATCAACGAACTGGAAAAGATTAACAATCTCGACCTGGGATTCGGACCGATCATTAATTTTGGTCCTTCCAGACATCAGGCATCCCATCAAGTTTGGGGAACTGTGCTTGATCAAAATGCGAACTACAAAGAACTCGATATGAAATAG